A part of Candidatus Krumholzibacteriia bacterium genomic DNA contains:
- a CDS encoding thioredoxin family protein, whose amino-acid sequence MRIRHLAVATLAVAALSAGAVAGPGHDHQHGKAQVGHAAPDFELIDHNGNVHKLSDYAGKTVVLEWTNPQCPFVVRHYEADTMTGMAREHDDVVWLAVDSSYFVTAESAAKWAKKEDVPYPILLDASGEVGRAYNARTTPHMFVIDPEGTLVYDGAIDDDRRGKSDAPTNYVAAALKALMNDESVDTATSKPYGCSVKYAKKDKSSKTS is encoded by the coding sequence ATGCGCATTCGTCATCTCGCCGTTGCCACACTCGCCGTGGCCGCCCTTTCGGCCGGCGCCGTCGCCGGGCCGGGGCACGACCATCAACACGGCAAGGCCCAGGTCGGCCACGCCGCACCCGACTTCGAGCTGATCGACCACAACGGCAACGTGCACAAGCTCAGTGACTACGCGGGCAAGACCGTGGTGCTCGAGTGGACCAACCCCCAGTGCCCCTTCGTCGTGCGTCACTACGAGGCGGACACCATGACCGGCATGGCCCGTGAGCACGACGACGTGGTGTGGTTGGCCGTGGACAGCAGTTACTTCGTCACGGCCGAGTCGGCCGCGAAGTGGGCGAAGAAGGAAGACGTTCCGTATCCGATCCTGCTCGACGCATCGGGTGAGGTCGGCCGCGCGTACAACGCCCGCACCACGCCCCACATGTTCGTGATCGATCCCGAGGGCACGCTCGTCTACGACGGTGCCATCGACGACGATCGGCGTGGCAAGAGCGACGCACCCACCAACTACGTCGCGGCCGCGCTGAAGGCCTTGATGAACGACGAGTCGGTGGACACCGCCACCAGCAAGCCCTACGGCTGCTCGGTGAAGTACGCGAAGAAGGACAAGAGCTCGAAGACGAGCTGA